Sequence from the Peromyscus maniculatus bairdii isolate BWxNUB_F1_BW_parent chromosome 11, HU_Pman_BW_mat_3.1, whole genome shotgun sequence genome:
GTGACTCTTAGGGGTTCCTCTCCACACACTCAAACATGAACCCACTTTCAGGAGTTGCACAGTGACAGTGTTTGTGACTGTGACAGTGTTGGTGACTGGTCCCCACGAGGCTACCTAGTTCACAGCCTCCCTCCAGTGTGTAAACACCTGTAGACACAACTGCATGCAATCACTCAAAGTCAGTGTTCTGACCACCCGCTAACGGCTAGCTTTTCTAAGAGACCTCAGAGTTCCCTTCCGGTTCCGCTCTCCCCTTTGGTGTGACAGCCAGCACCCGCGGCAGGCCAAGGCACTCACTTCCGAAGAACATGAAGAGCACGAAGAGCACCGGGTAGAAATAGCTCAAGCAGACAGCCAGGGCGTATTCGTGCACCACGGCCGACATGGCGAAGACACCCAGCATGGCAGCAGATTTGAACCTCTTCGAGAAAAACTGAGGGACGAAGAAAACACCCAAGAGttagtaacttaaaaaaaatgtaagcatgAACAAGGAGACATGATGACTACGCATTAAAGGCAGCCGCTCTGTCATATTTGACTTTCCTAGCCTATTCCGTAGGTTAATCCAAAtctattaaaataattacaaaaacatGCTCAATGCTCTAGTCTGGACTTGAAGAGTCCTGCCTGCAGGCTCATGGGCTGAGGGCTTGGTTCCCAGGTTGGGGTGCTATTCTGAAAAGTTCTAGAAACATTATTGAGCCAGGTTTCATGTaccacaggctagccttgaactcctgatcttttgGCCTCCAGCTTCCAAGTGCTCACTTGACCACCGCAGGCTCAAAtttcaatcctcagaactcagGGCAGGCATCCTTTCCAGAACTAAGATTAAAAACCAAGAGACTTGTCTCAGCCCGACCTGGGGCTTCAATGGGAGTGAGAGAACTCACAGTCTGACACATGCCTGTTTCCTTGGGATGCCGAAAGCCACTGAGGCGGGGACACTCTTAACTCCAGCTTTAGCCAGGAGTACAGGCTGTAATAGTTCCTCTAAATACCTTCCTTTCCAAAGCATGGCTCACACAGCCAAGTCTCTGGTTGAAGAGATGTAAATCCAAACAAAGTAGCTCTCTACttttaacaaagaaacaaatccaGATGAAAGTGGGGACAGAGGCAAGGGGATATGTGCaaattccaggcctgcctggtctacaaagggagaaaagggtgggggtggggatggttgagagggagagaggctaGCGGGAGATTATGTGTGGGCAATGAGATTCCTAAAGGTCCTTGGTAGGTGGATCACTTCAGCTCCTACACAGACCTCTAAGAATTGTTAACTTTGTAACCAGGTCCAGAGAAAGGCATGGTATTGTCCTAGTAATGGACATAATGGTTTCCATGCTCAGGAACACTCAAAGCATTAGATGTAAACATCTAAGAAAATGGACAAGAAACTATAACACCTTCTTCACAGGCAACTAAACACAACTGTTTGCAGCTGTgcaacactataaaacaaatccCCATTTCTTTCATGTTTGCTTGGCTAGCTTTTcggcttttgttttgagacagggccttactgtgTAGGTCTggatgtagaccagcctggccttgaactcagaggtctacctgcctctgcctcccaagtgctggtagaTGTGTGGTACCATGCTGGACTTTTTCGTAAAGATTAActtattgtatttttatgtgtatacacgTGGACCTCATGCATGCAGGTACCACATgcgaggccagaggagggtatccaggcccctggaactgcagttgtATGTGGTTGTAAGCTgacccatgtgggttctgagaaccgaacccaggttcCCTGCAAGAGCGCCAAGCACTCATAGGCCCTGAGGCATCTCTTCAGGCCTCTCCGAACCCCCATTTCTCACATGACATTAGCTAGGTCTTGCTGTTTACCCAGAGGAGGTCCTTGTACGCATAGTAGTAAAGCCAGTCATGGACGACCACATTCCAGGTCCTGTAGTAGTTGGAGTATGACGTCGAGTTCCACCAGTCCTGAGAGAAGAGGCAAGGTAtaaaatcacacatacacatatatacacatatattatttattattattattattattattagaaagaaaacataatgTTTTTGAAAAGACGTGAGATCAAGTATACGATACCTTATAAAACATCCTGTCACCAAAGCGCAACATCTCAGCAAAGGCGTTCAGCCAGCAGTGCAAAAAGGCGAAAAACGAAAGGAACAGCACCAGCACACCTGAAAACCAGAGTGACAACCTGAAGTCTTTCCCAGCAGCCCACAGGGCCAGCCATCATGAGCAACACACCAACGTATGTTTAGCTGGGATGCTGCCGCAAAGCCTGCTGGTATTCCTGCTCACCCACTCCAGAGGCGATACAGTACACCTTGGAAAGctagggtttgttgttgtttacttaaaaaataaggtgtttCTACGTAATTTTAACAGAAAATAGATGATTCCAGCCTGTTTTAAAGAAATGCCTGGACATACAGCTGAACTTGGTGCCCGAGACCCTTTAACTCTCCCTGGGTGCTGCAAACACCATCTACAACGGGGCTTCTGCCATTGCAAGATACCAGGCctttctgtctgtccctctgtccaaAAATCTTCCCACCACTTTTCTCCAGacggtatttttttaaaattctccagTATATATTCCAGCGCCCAATGCTAAATGTCACCTCTAACTTGAGAAAAAAAGCCTGCAAGGCTGTTCTATTAATAGACTACTTCCACACTACACTGTAAAACACTCATTGCATGCCACCTATTTTATTCACTCGTTCATAAAGATCCCCTCGGTGTTTGCTGGACTCACAGGGTAAACTAAAAGAGGCCTTaaagaatggggctggagagatctcagtggttaagaccacggcctgcgcttccagaggacccagcacccacatggtagcccaCGACTgtgtgtgactccagttccagggcatctgacaccctcttctggcctctaagacTACTGCAAGCACACGGTACAcctacattcaggcaaacactaatactaataaatactaataaaacaaaaataaataatcttaaactaTGATCGATCCTTAATCTCAAGGAGTTTGCAGTCAAGTGAGTTAAGTTATATGCGCgcgcgcatatgtgtgtgtgtgtgtgtgtgtgtgtgtgtgtgtgtgtgtgtgtgtgtgtggctattcATGCTGCAAGAACATCTAAAAGACAAGAAAGGGAGATGATGACGACAGCAGCAGTAGAGGCCAGAAGGTCAAGTCAAGGAAGCTCTGAGGTCAAGCTCCCTGAAGCACAGACTGTGTCTGCATCACCTGCAGCGGAGTCCTCAGCACTGGCACACAGTAGGAACTCGTGTGTGATCAGAAAAAAGTACATGGAGTGAATGAAACCAGAGACAAGGTGATGGTAAAAGCAGAGGAAATAGTGGTGAACTGAGACTTTACAATGTGGCCAGAGCAtcctgtgtctcctagaaacacTCTGGAAACAGCTAAACCATCTGTCCGGGTTAGCATCAGGAGGTTACTGGCAACTTTACCTATGGGTATTTGATGGCCTGGTGAGATTACAGATCATAGAGGACCAAATAGGAAAAGGAAGATACACTAAATGCAGACGGTCCAAACTTGAGTGAGAAGTGAAACTAGACGGACATTTCACTTCTGGAGCAGATGAAGAGGTGGTGGGTGGGTATGTGTACAGCTCAGTTCTCAGGAAAAAGCAGGGAACTAACGGTGCCTACAGAGAGCAGCTTCCCGCTTTCTTCCTGACCGTATATACGGATGGGCAAATTAGTGAGCCTCCAGCTTACCTGGCAAAATGGAGTTAAATACACAGAGGACCAGAACACGAGCGCTGAAGGGCTCCTGTTTGATATTCCGGAACAATGGAGCGCAGAGTCTCTCAAAGATGTAGTATACATAAAACAGGCAGCCAAAAACCTGGAACACGGTAAAGAAAACAATGCCAGCTTCATAAAGGAAGAGGGAGGCCATGTCTTCCTCCAAAAGAAATCCACATACCACTAATGTTTACACATATTTCTTTAACTCCAGTACACAGGACTCTGGCCCACTCCTTCAGAGAGATTACTCAAGCCTCATTTCTACCACGGTTTTTCCTTATCATTTActaaatgattttctttctttctttttttttttaggtcacgtcttgctgtgtagctcaggctggcttcaaactcaacaatcctcttccctcagcatcctgagtactGGGTTTATAGACACctgtcaccacacttggcccaAATGGCATTTTTAGAAGATTATTGAAAAACCTGTTGATGAAGCCCAGAATAGAGAGAACTCGTTTTACAGCTGAGTATTTAACttaaacagaatttaaaatggGAATCTCTGGGATTTATGATTCTCAAAATGAGTGAGGAATAAATAGGGGGTTCAAAGAAaacccccacacatacaccaccaccaccaccacccccagaaaaagggagaaggaaatCTATCTAGGTTCTTACTGAACTAACCAAACAGAATAGCTTTCATTTAAACACTCTCCTCTAGTGAAGAAAATGGCGTCTGACCTGGCAAAGCACACGGACTGTATGGGGGCAGCTTTAATGGCTGAAGTCCCGACAGAAAGCATTCTTGAGCTGCTGCTCACTGACATACTTTACCAACTTtagtatttggagacagggtctcactatagtcAAGTCCTGGTTGATTCTAGAATtcggtgatcctcctgcctctgagccACCACTGGCTCAACATTTtaagtagattttttaaaaaagggtcaGCCataatggtacatgcctttaatcccgcacttgggaggcaggtggatagctgtaaatttgaggccagcctggtctatatagtgagttccaggacagccatggagagatagctcagcagttaagagcactggctgctcttctagaggtcccaggttcaattcccagcacccacatggcagctcacacctgtctataactccaattccagggcttctgacaccctcacacagacatgcatgcagggaaaacaccaatgaacataaaataaaaaagaagcccaTTTGTtaacaaataaatcaaataaaatgtaCCAATCAATAACATGTTAGGcagttttaaaaaaagttacCTGTAAAAACTGCTTAGCAACGTAACCCCATCTTACAGTAGGAgtcctgaaaagaagaaaagcaggttCTCTAAAACAAGCAACGAACTCTTTCTGTTTTGTCCTTTTATctacaatgtaaatatctaacaATGTTTTTCTACACAGACCATTGTTTATGGGCAGAGGAATACCTTAACAGGACAGCGTGTACTTAGCATGCTGTGAAGCCTTGAATTTggtctccaaccccccccccactaccAAAACACATAACAAAATTATATAATTCTATCAAGAATTATTAATTAGAACTGGCCTGCTACAATGGCCACTTACAGCATTcagttttctctgtagccctgtaTGAACTGCCCTCCTCCAAAGCTGCCCCCTGACTTGGatttcctccccctctccagGTTACCTCGGATAGCTGTCACGGTAAATGAGTGTAGGCGCAAACAGGAAGTACAGGTACTGGTTGACTGTGGGTACTGGAACTGTGCCTAAAAAAGGAAAACTACTGGATTACAAGATCTTTGACTTCTCCCAGCAAACTAGAAGAGGCAAAAAAGGAAGCAAGAACAGGGCTGGCTGGGcggttggtggtgcacgccttgaatcccagcgctcacacttgggaggcagaggcaaatcggtgtctgagttcaaggccagccaggattacacagagaaaccctgggggttggaggaaggaagaagagcaggGAAGAACAGCATGACCTCTTGGCTCCTGTTTTCCTTCCTAGTCTACTAAAATGACTTGTTATTCATGCAATAACCCAGTATTGCCAATCTCTCAAAGCCATGACTGTGACTAAGATAAAAATTCTAGAGCGGAAAGCTATAATTTGCAAAGTAAGCAGGCCCAGTGGAGTGAGGCTATGAACATTCCACGAATGCTAAATTACAAGTGTCTAGAGATACGTTTTTTGCATTGTAGATAAAAGGACAAAACAGAATAGTCAAGAAATAATGACTTCCAAATCAATATGGATCCCATGCACTTAGAATGAAATATACTCTCTACAGAATACAATGTCATCCCAGCTTGCAAAAGGATGAAATCTCCCATCAATCATCCTTTGAGGTGACAGAGTTACATACTTGATTTCTCCTTGGCTGCATTCAGTACTCTCGGCACATTCTCTCTGACAAACGAGTGAGCTTTCATCACCAAACGAATCTGCCGACAGAGAGGGGAAATGAATTTCCTTGTCTTCTCTCCTATAAGTAACTCCAGAACTGCACTGGGTAATATTCACACAAAACTTAAATTTTCACATACCAACTCAAGTTAgcctttataaaggaaaataaaacttccAGTGGAGAACATGTAATCACTTAAATGATTTTGTACCTAATAGTATTacaagtttattaaaaaaaaaaaaattgagaagttAAAAATCTGTTCAAGGGCTGAATGTAGCTCCGTGGTGGAGCGCCTGCCCAACATTCCCCCAGCACTGCAAAGGAGATAGTCAAAGAACGTCTCCTGACTGGTCCTTTCTATTAGTCAACACAAGCCAGAAAATTCCAGAGTGTAgtacaaacaaattaaaatgtctCTCTCATTTCAATAAGAGTAACAACATAAGGACATGGTGAGTTCAGTGCTTCAAAAGTGGAGGTTTTCAACTACAAACATACAATCTAAATGACTTTTACAAAAAAGCATTTcaaaacttttttcaaaaatacttcaatatgggctggagagatggctcagcggttaagagcactgactgctcttccagaggacccgtgttcaatttccagcacccacatggcagctcacaactgtctgtaactccaagatctgacatccacacacagacatgcatgtaggtaaaacaccaaagcacataaaaaatcaataaattatataaaaaaaaaagttcagtatGATTTATTTCAGCTCCAGATACCTGAAGTAGAATGAATTGTTTAAAATGATATGACCCAGTCAAACACTTCAATTCTAAAGCAGGCATGCAGtgtacctgcaatcccaggatttgggagcaGGTGGCAGGAAAGTTAGGACCTAACTTGGTATACATGAGCTCCTGACTCGAAACCCTTCAATTCCACAGATAACCGTATCGAGATACATATGAACATACATCCAGCGCTGGCATCCGTTAATAGCATCATCAGCGTTCGATCATTACCGTTATTTAACTACGCACAGCATCATTCCCAGTAACACTCGAATCCTTACCTGTTCGAGTATAACAATGAGCCGGGAGGCTGGGGGCAGTGTGTACGCTAACACAACATATGTCGGGATGAAGCCCAGAATGCCAAGCTGAAAGACTAGGAAGAAGAAGCCATGGACAAGGGAATAGATCAGTGGATGGGAACTCTTGCTGTAGCCATGGGCCCAGCGCTGGAAAAGGAAGTACGGGATTGAAAGTGTAGACAGGAACATGGCCCACCACGTCCAAACAACAATGGGAAGTTTGCCAAAAGCGTAGGCCAGGAGATTGAACTCAAGAACCAGCCTGTGGGGGAGAAAAGTAAAGAGGAGTGAATCTTTGCTATGCGATCAGTTTATAGAACTTAAAAtcaccccccccctctctctctctctctctcacacacacacacacacacacacacacacacacacacacagagctttcaACTTTGAGAAATACTGCaacattaacatatcaaagtcATGGTATCAACATGTCACGTGTGTTTACTATAGCACTGTTCACAGCAGCTAGGTTACTGAGCCAACCTAAGTGTTCACCAATGGAGGACGCAGAAGGAAAATGTGGATTACATACACAATGGACTTTTTTTCAATCTAAAGAGTGAAGTTGTACCATTTACAGGAAAACAAGTGCAACTGGACATAATCTTACTAAGGGAATTATGTCAACCTCagagagatttatttatattacatgttttctctAGACTCTATAGACACACAAGATGGTGTGTGTAGATGATATGAAAGTAGAAGCAAGCTGGGGAACAGAGGGGActaggaggagggagcagagaggagagggcagCGCTGCATGGATGGGGACAATGAGCTCAATGAACGTCATGTACTTGCACAACAATGGCCTTGTGCAACCCTGCAAAACAGAGAGGGAGCACTTTAAAAGAGTCGTGGGTAGAGCTCAGCTGTTGAGTGcagacctgtcatcccagcacttgggagatggggaaggagggtcaggagttcaaggtcaccttcggCTGTGTAGTTAAGTCTGAGGTCGAGCTGGACTACTttctcaaataacaacaacaacaaaatgatggtggtgatgatgatgagtaatgaaattcttttcttttacttttaggAGAGAAGAAACTCGCCATccactcaggatttttttaagCAAATGAGAACAGTCAACTTTTCACACATCAACTAGCCAGACCCCCCCCCACCTGTCTTACCTTCCTTCatcaatgtaatctaccacaaGAGTGCTGAGGATAAAGAGGATGAGGAGCGCAATGAACATGTGGTAAATTGTTCGGATGTGGTCCACTTCAAACAGCTCACTGGAAATGCAGGTCAAGAAAATCCTAAGTTAATAatctatatttcattttaaagtacCACATAACAGACACTTTTTAAAGCAATTCACAAGATATTTAATCCACTCTTTgagaaatctctttaaaaatcaaaaaaagcaCAACATTAAACCTGAAATATACAGAAATTAATGATACAATCAAGGTAAAAAATAATGGATTCTGAAACTTGCTTTCTAAAATAGGGTACCAACTCACAGGAAACAGCATGGCTACCCGCATCTAGACAGCCCACCGACAACTGTTTACTGTGTGAGCAAAGGCGAGTCGCCAGAAAGAAGGAATCCGGCTCAATTCCAACCCCTCCAGAAAGCCTGGTTTTacgaactcacagaagtctgtgTTCCTTCGTAGACAATGGCAGCCGGCCGCCCACCAACTTAACCCTTAACCATTCCCAGCGCCTTCCGCTATCTGCGGGCTTACAGTCCTTCAGACTGGCTGTTGGCCTTTTAACAGAGTGCCCTTCTGGGTGACTCTTCTCTGTCAGCATCTCCTGCAGCCAACTGAAACAAGCGCTTTACCTTGGTTTGGGGAAGTGCGTGCAGCCTTTTAAGTGACTTTGAAGGATCTCAACTATTCTTAAGCTTCTGTATAAAGGATCTTCAAAATCTAATGAAAACCTAGCTAAGCCTTTTCCTTggtcacatttcttttctttttttttttaagttcaagtaTATTTTCATTGATcatgtctctcttctcttctcccttgtttttcccttcctcctctgatCGTTAATGAGGACTTCACGCATGCCTcggtaaacactctaccactgaacaacAGCCCCCTTTCACTGTTAGTTTTTCAGTGATACAATTCTTAGGTTTCAATGTTTAAATAGCGACTCTTCCTTCTTTGTGAAAAGCCTGCATTTTTCTCcagattataaattttaaaaggtcacTCTCTTGAAACTAGAACACGGCCCAGTTGCTTTAAAGTACAACACGAACAGAATACAGGACACTCTGCCCTCCTCATCAAGGTTAGGAACTACACGCCAATTTGGCTTATAATGTAAGTTCTGAAAAACAAggttcatttttaaaggaaagcacATTACAGCCCCTGATTTAATTTTCACCAACCCAATGTTCTCCCCTATTGCAGGTATCCATTTCCTCAGTACCCCAATGGATACCTGAATAAGTAGGTGACTTATAAATGACTaacaacaggaaaaaacaaacagccaCCTCCCATCCAAAGTGTACCTGTTGTTAAGTCAGCACAATGCATTCATAGCATGCAATTTAAAGAGAGTGGAtaatcatggattttttttttaaagtaacttagAGGAAACTATCAAGAATCTCAGAAAAATGaggtggaaacacacacacacatgaagaaggCAACTGAGCTggttagaaagaaaatggccctcaaagggactATTAGGAGGGGTGGCTTTAATggagtggtgtggccttgttggaggaagtgtgtcactgcggaggTGGGCactgaggtcttatatatgctcaagccacatccggtgtctcagttcacttcctgttgcctgtaagtcaAGGTAAGGCACCtggctacttcttcagcaccatgtctgcccacacaccaccatgctgcaccatgatgataatggaccagacctctgaaaatgtgagtcaccccaatgaaatgttttcctttagaagagctgctgaggtcatggtgtctcatcacagcaatagaaaccctaagacagcagcAACTCCAAAATTCTCTCCAGACTTCTGCTCTACCTCTCTGGATAAACAATTCTCTATGGCACAGCTTCAAAACATTGGTCAAAGGAGAGATACCTGATTTTATGTCTAACTTttccaaagaagccagaaagagaACTAGAAGAGAGGCGAGAAGGAACACAAAAACATCACCAAAGTTCATGATTTATATGAACTCAGAACAAactggatagacagacagacagaccagagaGTCTATAAATCAGGACAGTTTTTCCTTCCTAAATCAAACTAATAactaacaaaagcaaaaatcactCACTCTAACAGAGACCGCCTTGAAATAAAAATCTTCCCTTGTTCTGGAGGTGCTCTCAGATCtctggaaaagaagaaattacaACAAAACATAGGGAGCAGAAGTTTGACAACAAGCTTAATCCCATGAGCAAGAGGACGCAAGTGTACTGGTAACATCCTTGACTTCCCTCCCCTTCAAATCCAGTATATGGGGAGAGTTTTATGTGTTATCCCACCACTCCTGACAGTGCTGTGGGGGTGCATGAGTACTTGTTTACAAAGGAGCTATGTCAGATATCCAACTAAAGCAGCAGTTTCCATTTCTAGCCTCATGGAAAGCAGTCCTGTACCACCCGTCCTGAGAGACCTTGAGGCGATGGGCAGTCCTCCGCCACACTGTACACTGCTATTGACGTGTCCCCACAGTGCCTGATGTGTGTTTACTTTTCACATTTTACTTAACTACTCTTTGGGGGAGGGTGGCACACACGTGTATAGAAATCAAAGGACAAcctgcaagagtcagttctcgcCTTCCACCAGGTTAAACCAATGACTGAATTCAGGCTTGGAGCATCTTTCACCCTGATGTTCCAGTGTGAAAGAACTTGCAACCTCCCAACAGCTTCCTGATCATATCaggtgcttttgagaaacagaaatcCACATATTAGTGCCCCACCTACCATCTTACTTAGGGCACTGCTGTTGGCTATTGATTCTCAAAATCGGTCTCCACGAGAGGCTGGCAGAATGGCAAATTAGCACATTACTAGTCATTGATACTTTCCCCTCTAAACACATACCAACCGCAGGGTACTTTATTACGAGCTCACCCCAAAAAGAGTACAATTGGCATGGAATGGTGTGGTTAAAAGTAAGGACTCTGGAGCCAGACTCTGGGTTAAATCTTGTATAGACTCTGAAAGATCTTGGATGGCTGCACTAATCTGTAACATGCAGATAGCCACACTATCTACCTCACAAGGAGGGGCGTGGCTTAAGGCTCTGTCTACATTATAAAACCCACACTGGGCCAGTGTGATGCCTTAGCAGGTGAAGGGACTCATCACCAAACCTGAGCACCTTAGTTCAGCCCGGGATGCACATGGCGGAAGAGGAGAACTGACCatcaaaactgtcctctgacctctacatggaCAGTGTGGACTGCatgccccacatacacacacatacaaaataaatgaatgttaaaaaaaattaagttagctgggcagtggtggggcacgtctttaatcccagctctcaggaggcagaagcaggtggatgtctgtgagttcgaggccagcctggtctacaaagtgagttccaggacagtcagggctacacagagaaatcctgtctcaaaaaaacaaaacaaacttaaagctatgataataaataaaaatgaatggaacCCTATATTAAGAGGGGGGAAaatctttattcccagcactcagcaggcagaggcagcaaatctctgtgaatctgaggccaggcTGATCCACATAGGGATCTAGGCTTCCCAAGGCAAAATAATGAGAATGGAACTAAAAAACCAGAATACAATGTAAAGTGCTAACACAGTGTGACCCTGGGCTGCGCTGGAGTAGATGTCTACATTCAGAGACAATAGTGCACACACTCACTTGGCTCTGTGGTTGTTTTTCATGTCTTCAAGAATGGAGAAGGTTGTGAGGGCACACCCACCATTGTCCAGCGACGCTGACTTTTCAATGAGATTGGTCACAAAGTCATCAAAGTGACAACCAACTTCCTTCAGAAACAGTGGCTTCAGTTCCTGAAGTTTtagaacaaataaaggaaaatgtcAGCACGTGTTGGTGGGTCATTGACGTTTCTCTAAAGGGATCCCTTAAACAGAGCTGGTTCGGTAGAAAGCCACACTACCCAAGTGAGCAAAAGGCCGAAGAAATAATTTCAATAGCTGACTTGTAGTTTCAGACATGGCTGCTGAAAACACAGTAACAACACATACCCCATTAAGAATGTAtaccatccaccaccaccaccccgcccccccacctcAAGATGCTATATAGACAAAGGACCTTGATCTTCCAGCCttcacctccaaagtgctgggatcagtcacatgccaccatgcctggcgatATGCCTTCTCTAAGTCCCAAGGATACCGAAGGAAAGCACCTGGGAAATGAGCGCCTACAAAGGACACTAACACCAAAGGTACATGCTggcagagaggagagcagagaggcagagcaagTGGGAGGCCACCTGGACTAAGACTCTGCCTCCaaacgcgtgcgcacacacaccacagcagataaaaatgagaacacttttaatatttttatttaggaaaCAAATATCAATGTCTATATTATGTAATTAccagtctttttttcccctaaagaaaTCCCtttgcagccaggcggtggtggtgcacacctttaatcccagtacttgggaggcagaggcaggcggatctctgtgattctgaagccagcctggtctacagagtgagatccaggacaggctccaagctacacagagaaaccctgtcaaaaaaaggaaagagagagagagaaagaaagaaaagaaaagaaatcccttTGCTCCCAAGTTCCCACAACTTATATTctaaacagctttttaaaaagatttatcttgttttatgtgttttgccttcatgt
This genomic interval carries:
- the Soat1 gene encoding sterol O-acyltransferase 1; protein product: MVGEEKMSLRNRLSKSGENPEQDEAQRSLSDTQRNGRITMKQLIAKKRQLAAEAEELKPLFLKEVGCHFDDFVTNLIEKSASLDNGGCALTTFSILEDMKNNHRAKDLRAPPEQGKIFISRRSLLDELFEVDHIRTIYHMFIALLILFILSTLVVDYIDEGRLVLEFNLLAYAFGKLPIVVWTWWAMFLSTLSIPYFLFQRWAHGYSKSSHPLIYSLVHGFFFLVFQLGILGFIPTYVVLAYTLPPASRLIVILEQIRLVMKAHSFVRENVPRVLNAAKEKSSTVPVPTVNQYLYFLFAPTLIYRDSYPRTPTVRWGYVAKQFLQVFGCLFYVYYIFERLCAPLFRNIKQEPFSARVLVLCVFNSILPGVLVLFLSFFAFLHCWLNAFAEMLRFGDRMFYKDWWNSTSYSNYYRTWNVVVHDWLYYYAYKDLLWFFSKRFKSAAMLGVFAMSAVVHEYALAVCLSYFYPVLFVLFMFFGMAFNFIVNDSRKRPIWNIMVWASLFLGQGVILCFYSQEWYARQHCPLKNPTFLDYVRPRSWTCRYVF